The Arachis hypogaea cultivar Tifrunner chromosome 19, arahy.Tifrunner.gnm2.J5K5, whole genome shotgun sequence genome has a window encoding:
- the LOC112776289 gene encoding nifU-like protein 4, mitochondrial produces MRNFFRLAARARHPLRTPKSAAENSVVSIIHPVRTTASFHRHYHNAFYSSASPLPSLKSSPFLGFGGQRRNMFIQTQPTPNPSSLMFYAGKPVMEVGSADFPNARSAMNSPLAKSIFGIDGITRVFFGSDFVTVTKSDDSSWELLKPEIFAAIMDFYSSGQPLFLDSKAAAAMDTAIQEDDSETVAMIKELLETRIRPAVQDDGGDIEYRGFDPDTGIVKLKMQGACSGCPSSSVTLKSGIENMLMHYVPEVKGVEQELDAEDEAEALSGQME; encoded by the exons ATGAGAAACTTTTTCCGATTAGCAGCACGGGCACGACATCCCCTCCGAACGCCCAAATCCGCGGCGGAGAACAGTGTCGTTTCCATCATCCACCCCGTGCGCACAACGGCGTCGTTTCACCGCCACTACCACAATGCTTTTTATTCCTCCGCCTCTCCACTACCATCACTCAAATCTTCCCCCTTCTTGGGATTCGGag GGCAAAGGAGGAACATGTTCATCCAAACGCAGCCTACACCGAATCCTTCGTCTCTGATGTTCTATGCCGGGAAGCCTGTCATGGAAGTTGGAAGTGCCGACTTCCCAAACGCGCGTTCGGCTATGAATTCGCCTCTCGCTAAATCAATCTTTGGAATTGATG GGATTACTAGGGTTTTCTTCGGGTCTGATTTTGTTACCGTGACGAAATCTGATGATTCTTCTTGGGAGTTGTTGAAGCCTGAGATATTTGCGGCCATTATGGATTTCTATTCCTCTGGTCAGCCGTTGTTTTTGGACTCTAAAGCTGCTGCAGCCATGGATACAGCTATTCAAGAG GATGATTCCGAAACTGTTGCAATGATCAAGGAATTGTTGGAGACTCGTATTCGGCCGGCTGTTCAAGATGATGGTGGAGACATTGAATATCGAGGATTTGATCC GGATACTGGAATAGTAAAACTTAAGATGCAAGGAGCATGTAGTGGGTGCCCAAGTTCTTCGGTGACTTTGAAATCCGGCATTGAAAATATGTTGATGCATTATGTACCTGAG GTCAAAGGAGTTGAACAAGAACTGGATGCTGAAGATGAAGCAGAAGCATTAAGTGGACAAATGGAGTAG